The Silene latifolia isolate original U9 population chromosome 4, ASM4854445v1, whole genome shotgun sequence region TTACTCTGTATGTCGATTTTACATGTAAAACGACCTACACTTCACTCAAATAACTCTTTTGTGAATTTTAGTTACCATTATTATTTACGAGAGGGATATAAATCTGCTTGTATCAGTTGGTGTAGCAGTTGCCACACTACGGATATTTAACTGCTTTGTATCACATTGTCGTAATGCAACATAATATTCTGCTTTGTATCACATTGTCGTAATGCAACATAATATTCTGTttgtcccaatcatttatttagctccgattaaaatacccctcacaatgaatataaaagacaaacaaatgacTGAAACAGAAAGATACTGTACATACAAAGAGTCGAGTCTGTTATACGCATAACGGTCTTATTCAATAATTTACGCGGTTCAATAAATATTCATTCAAACCATACTTTAAGAACAGAAAACTGACCATCCTAGAAATGATCCTCCATTGTTGATAATCCTTCTTACCAAAAACAGCAACATCAGGTTCCACAATGTTAAACAGCTTACTAACAACAGTAGCAACACCTCTAAAAAACAAAGGCCTGCTTTTCCCACACAAACCTTTCTCCAAATTCTCAACTCTAACCCAAGTTTCATGTCCACCACCACTTTCCTCCACACATGACACCACAACATTCCCTTCAACTTTCTCTCTTTTTCCACCATTTCCATAATCATACAAATTATAAGGATTGAAAACAACATCAACACCACCATTAACACACTTTAATTTCTTCAAATCACCATTAAAATCAGATGGGTATGTTGAAATATCTTCAGATGTTGTAAACTGACCTGGGTTTACATAGATTGATACTACAATTAATTCGGCATGTTTATGTGCTTCGTTTATTAGAGAAATATGACCCTTGTGAAGAAACCCCATTGTTGGTACTAAACCTATTGTTTTGCCCTTGATTTTCATTGATCTTGACCATTTTCTCATCTCTTGTTTATCCCTTATTATTAAGGGTTCTTGAGGTGCCGCCATTGTTGAACAAAGTTCCAAGCTTTATGGTGATTTGGGTAtctgggttttgatttttttatcaATTTAGGGGAATGATTGAATGAAAAGATTCGATCTTTGAGAAAAAATGGGTGGAGAATTGGGATGGAGTAGGTGAATGCAAAATAAGGGAATATGAGAAAAAGGAGTGGCATATTTTAATGTTCTTTTGAATCGGATTCATATTAATTTTTAATATTTAATCAAACAAAATTGAGAATTTTCTAATTTTGAGAAGATATGGTGGGCTGGTGGCAGGTGAATGCAGAGAGTGATATTGTGGTGccaatttgctaatttgggataGTCAATTAGGTTGAGGTTTTATCAGCAAATTACCACAATTGGTATCTATTTCCTCGAGTAAAGTTATTAAAAGCGATATTAATGTGtgctttaatttatttaattcagTTCAGTGTAACTTTTCTCTTCACAAATAACTctttatttcagttcagttcagatccattCAGTTCAGATCGGTTAGAGGGTTTCACTCCAATAAAACAAAGCCTTAGAAAAacccttaattttaaggataaAATAAGTCTAATATTACAATTTGTGGtgttcaaaacaaaaacaaaaaaatgagATAATATTTTTCTCGAGGTATTACTAAAGCCGTACTTAATTTTCGAACCTCCTCAACATGAGAAATTTTTTTAGCAACGAATGACATGTAGACGCCAATGCAGTAACTAGAAGCTTTCATGCAGTAAGTAGAAATGTAGAATACGGCAGAAAAACAAAAGAATTAGCAGAATATGAATCACTTTTCATTCACGCTGAACATTGGAATAGTTTGCATAACAACTTCTAAGACCTACTACAGCTTAAAATAAATCAGGCAACCATACTGTACAGACAAACATTTAGATAATTTCTTAGTAGCAGCTACAGAATAAGCCAAAATGACATTAAACTGATCACTACCCAATTTCCCTATCAAGTTACCAGAATCATGAATTCCTGATGAATCCTCTTATGATCGATCTCTTCTAGACCTGGATTGGGATAGACGGCGACGCTGTCGAGGAACAGATGATGACCCTTCTCCTAACACACTAGTATCTTCTTCCTCTGTAAAACTGTCGTCTCCGTCACCATCTTCATCTTGTAGTCCCAACAGATTCTCCCCCCAAAGGTAACGTTGCCTGGAAGACCCACCTGACAGGCGTCGATGCCTTGTCCTTGGCCATGGCCGGCTTCTCGGCCCTGCAATGGATTGCATAGATTCAAGCATTTGGATGAAAAACAAGGTAGGAAACAATGGTCCACTAGCATCACCAGAAGTAGTCCTCTCTCGCTCGCTATTATCTATCACGTAATCACCAAACACAACAGCACCAGGCATTGCTGTCCGAATAGCACTAACAATGTCTTCATGTTCTCTTTGATGCTCAAACCGTCTCCAAGCTCGCTGCCTTGATCGGTCAACTTCAGCCGGCCGAACTCCAGGATGAACTGTACGTGCATGCCTGCGCAACTCACAGTAGTTACCACCAAATGTGCATGATTCCCGTGTACAGCTCCGACACTTTTGATTGAGATGATTCCGAGCTTCTTCCACAACTGTCCAGCCTAAGACATCTCCCCTGCAAAGAGGGCACTTTAAGCTTGCCTTCTTCACCAATTCCTGTTCTTCCGATCTTACCCTTGGAGGTTCAAAGTTGTGTCTTTCATTCACCTCCTGCCGACTGACAAACTCAGTTAAATCTCTGCTCCGTCTAGTTCGTGGAATCCCTTCATTTCTGTTGTGGGTCAATTGAGCCATGGTCAATTCATTAGAGCTCTGGACGTTCGTGGGAGCTGGTGGCTCAGATAAATTGCTGTCAGATTCTAGATTGAGTTTTTTAAACCGATCGAGGCAATTTGAATGCCGGTAACTTGTGTCACATATATAAGATCTACAGCCTTTGGCATGAGAGCTACAAAGGAGAAGAACTGCATTATGAGGATGTTCCATGCAGATAGGGCACAGTGCATCATCCCAATCCTTCTGGACATCACACATATCAGCAGCACCCACAGATATGCTTCTTTTCTTACCGGCCATCTTGAACAAACTGGAGTGACTCAGGAAAATCTATTAGAGACCAATTCTCAGAAGAAACAATTTGAATCATACTAATTTTCTTAATAAGAATTGAGAAATAGTTTTTTCCCCCACCCGAACAAGTTCTTTACCGGGACTTTTATATTTGACCTGATAGAGACAATATGTGCTAGCTATGACAAAATACTGCCTACATCATTAAAAAAAAACTTCCCAACACTGACATCCCATCACTTACATCATTGAAGCAAGCTAAATTTAATCCCCAAGAAGTATTTCAATTACCAATGAATTTGTTGGAAAGACAACTTCAAAAACTAGAAATTGATGCACAGAATAGTATATATATACAAGAGATCGATCCTCTATGACAACAGGGTGTCAGCTTTTTAACATTATTGCACATAGCACTTAGAATCAAGGCCAAGCCTGGCTGCAAAAAGAAGGATTCAGCCATCACAGGCTACGCTAGTTGGGCAAGATTGTTCATTCATTTTGTGAAAGTAAGAATCCAGGGGACGCAGATCCAAAGAAATTAGTGATTCAATAGTAAAATTACTCTCATGTATAATAGATATAGAACCTCAGGTACTGAATGTTGGTATCAAGACAATTTACTCTGTTATTTTTAAGTAGCTAACTTTATCTACATGCATCCCCTCATTCTCATAGATGAACCACTCGTTACTACCAGCAGTtgtttcttcacaagaaaataaACACGACCGACCATAGAAGTCACACTCAATCTTGTTGATATAAAAATTAAGATGCTTAATTTGCAGCAACAATAATAACATTACACTAGTGTCTCAAGGGCTCTCGTACGGCTGTAAATGGCGGGGTAAGAGGAGTCACATGTATGGCAACCTTATCCATGTGGTGTTAAAATGGATAGGCAGTTTCCGATGGACCCGTAATGAAAACTGCTTCAAGAATTGCATCTAATGGCAGCaacttcaccaaaaaaaaaaataattaaaaaaaaagtgCAACCAGTTTAATGAATCgttttgctttattccattataatctaGAACAAAAGAATGACCGGGTCTTTGAAACATTCATCTTGTAAGAATATGTAGCACTATGAAGCACATAAAATCTTAAAACTGAAACAGGCTATCTTACTGATTGTAAGATCCCTTTATACATTTGATACTCATAGTGGATGAATATACTTGGAAACCAACTTTTTCCTggaaagaaaaaataaaataaacttggtcTGGCCTGAACAATGTTTTTAAATTCCACAAAACATATTTGAGAACGTAATTGACTATAAATAGAATTGGAGTTGGTTGGATGTATTCACCAAAATAACCTAATCTTTGGCTTAAAACAGGCAGCAGCATCAACAAGATCAACAACATTAAGAAAGACTCGGTCACAAAAATGACTTTGGATCCGCTAACGCTAATGGTGACCATCAATGTGAGGTAAAACAATGAAATAAACAAGAAACGTGAAAACCAAAATTAAACCAGCCTTATAGAAAGACAGGGATGTCACGTTGAGATTGCTATCACCATAATAGACACTCACCAGAACAATGATTTGAGAAGAAATTTTCTGAACTTGAATCTCCTGAATATTTGACACTGAAAAACTCAACCACGTTTTAAGAATGCAATCCTTATTTGACTTGACTCTACAAAGTAGTGTGAAGGCAAGTCCAGATGCGACGCTCCAACCCTATAGAATTTATAAGTAAACAATCTACAATCTTAATGTAAGCCAGCCTGGACTGTGGACTATGACTCTGTCTTGAGCTCAAAACTCACTGATCGTCACCAATGCAGAACTTAGTGCTGCAGACAAAAGCAATGACATTCCTGTAAGGACAGAAG contains the following coding sequences:
- the LOC141652191 gene encoding pantoate--beta-alanine ligase-like, which gives rise to MAAPQEPLIIRDKQEMRKWSRSMKIKGKTIGLVPTMGFLHKGHISLINEAHKHAELIVVSIYVNPGQFTTSEDISTYPSDFNGDLKKLKCVNGGVDVVFNPYNLYDYGNGGKREKVEGNVVVSCVEESGGGHETWVRVENLEKGLCGKSRPLFFRGVATVVSKLFNIVEPDVAVFGKKDYQQWRIISRMVRDLDFSVKVIGSEIMREDDGLAMSSRNVYLSKEDRQKALSISRSLSKAKHAVEEGIINCKQLRESLIQALEEAGGKVDYAEIVDQHTLEVVEEVKNPVVFCVAAWFGKARLLDNIEINV
- the LOC141653397 gene encoding uncharacterized protein LOC141653397, producing MAGKKRSISVGAADMCDVQKDWDDALCPICMEHPHNAVLLLCSSHAKGCRSYICDTSYRHSNCLDRFKKLNLESDSNLSEPPAPTNVQSSNELTMAQLTHNRNEGIPRTRRSRDLTEFVSRQEVNERHNFEPPRVRSEEQELVKKASLKCPLCRGDVLGWTVVEEARNHLNQKCRSCTRESCTFGGNYCELRRHARTVHPGVRPAEVDRSRQRAWRRFEHQREHEDIVSAIRTAMPGAVVFGDYVIDNSERERTTSGDASGPLFPTLFFIQMLESMQSIAGPRSRPWPRTRHRRLSGGSSRQRYLWGENLLGLQDEDGDGDDSFTEEEDTSVLGEGSSSVPRQRRRLSQSRSRRDRS